A single genomic interval of Fusarium verticillioides 7600 chromosome 8, whole genome shotgun sequence harbors:
- a CDS encoding cytochrome P450 oxidoreductase — MLTVQLFWVAVAAIFVRLLFTGRRPKNYPPGPPTLPILGNIHLMPTKDAHLQFRKWADEYGPVYSLILGTKPFIVLSSAQAVKDLLDKKSALYSDRQEMYVGQILGSGGLRLLMMGYGPTWRSFRKLVHSLLNVTTAKSYVPYQDLENKQMLYEMIVQPDQFLHSIRRYSNALTTTMVFGWRSPIYRDPKLMQLFDGFAEFAEINQTGIAALLDSFPVLRKLPDFLLPVQKKAKELHKKEKDLYLSHWLKAKQDIADGSIKPCFCVGLAEAQEKEKFDDAQAAYISGTLLEAGSDTTSSTLYAFVQAMLLYPEVQRKAQDEIDKVVGERMPNMEDEHSLQYVRACMKETLRWMPTTILGAVPHAVTQDDTYNGYLIPKGAGVLNNVWGIHMDPERHPNPRQFNPDRYKDDFQSLADAAANPDAAKRDQFTFGAGRRICPGIHVAERSLFLGISRILWAFNIKPTVNKNDKPVLPDPDKLTQGFVCMPEEFPARIIPRSEEKKALVIKSWKAAEKDVLDPGTKQWR, encoded by the exons ATGCTAACCGTACAATTATTCTGGGTCGCTGTCGCCGCGATCTTCGTACGTCTTCTGTTCACTGGTAGAAGACCAAAGAATTATCCACCCGGACCTCCTACGCTCCCGATCCTCGGAAACATCCACTTG ATGCCCACGAAGGATGCCCATCTGCAATTCCGTAAGTGGGCAGACGAGTATGGGCCTGTTTATAGTCTCATCCTGGGCACCAAGCCTTTCATTGTCTTGTCCAGCGCCCAAGCTGTCAAAGATCTGCTCGATAAGAAGAGTGCTCTCTACTCCGACCGACAAGAAATGTACGTTGGGCAGATCCTTGGTAGCGGTGgcctcaggcttctcatgatg GGATATGGACCAACTTGGAGATCA TTCCGCAAACTGGTACACTCGCTACTCAACGTTACCACGGCCAAGAGCTACGTGCCTTATCAAGACCTCGAGAACAAACAAATGCTATATGAGATGATCGTTCAACCCGATCAATTCCTCCATAGTATTCGACGATATTCCAACGCACTCACAACAACCATGGTATTCGGCTGGCGCTCGCCTATCTACCGAGACCCCAAGCTCATGCAGCTCTTCGACGGCTTTGCTGAGTTTGCCGAGATCAATCAGACAGGCATCGCTGCCCTCCTTGACTCTTTTCCCGTACTCAGGAAGCTGCCCGACTTTCTCTTGCCTGTGcagaagaaagccaaggagcttcataagaaggaaaaggatcTCTACCTGAGTCATTGGCTCAAGGCCAAACAAGACATCGCTGATGGCTCTATCAAGCCGTGCTTCTGTGTTGGATTGGCGGAGGcgcaggagaaggagaagtttgACGATGCACAAGCTGCTTATATCTCTGGAActcttcttgaagctggATCAGACACGACATCCAGCACCTTGTACGCCTTCGTACAGGCAATGCTCCTCTATCCTGAGGTCCAACGAAAGGCTCAGGATGAAATTGACAAAGTAGTTGGTGAGCGCATGCCAAATATGGAAGACGAGCATAGCCTTCAGTATGTCCGCGCATGCATGAAAGAGACACTGCGGTGGATGCCGACAACCATCCTCGGTGCAGTTCCTCATGCTGTCACCCAAGACGATACATACAACGGGTATTTGATTCCCAAGGGGGCAGGCGTTCTAAATAATGTCTGGGGTATTCACATGGACCCTGAGCGTCATCCCAACCCTCGCCAGTTCAACCCTGATAGGTACAAGGACGACTTCCAGAGCTTGGCAGACGCCGCAGCCAATCCAGATGCGGCCAAACGAGATCAGTTCACCTTCGGTGCTGGTCGTCGTATTTGCCCCGGAATCCATGTTGCCGAACGGAGCTTGTTCCTGGGCATTTCACGGATCCTGTGGGCATTTAATATCAAACCTACTGTGAACAAGAACGACAAGCCCGTTTTGCCAGATCCAGATAAGCTGACTCAAGGCTTCGTATGCATGCCGGAGGAATTTCCTGCTCGAATCATTCCAAGGTCtgaggaaaagaaggcaCTGGTTATCAAGAGTTGGAAGGCGGCCGAGAAAGATGTTCTTGATCCTGGGACAAAGCAGTGGCGTTAG